The genomic window CATACTTCATAGTTCATTCACAAATCAATAACTTGATGCTTTGGTGTTTCTTTTCCATGGGTATATTCCTGTCTTTGCTTTTCTTTGTTTTCGGGCGTGGAGATTTTGCAGTAATTGAAATCTCAACAACATATTCCTAGTTGTGTGTgtacttttctttttatttccccCTCTACAAATCTAATGCTTCTTCTCATTCTCAAGAAATGGGAACATAGTATCCTTATAGAATTTTGTTAATGTACTTACAATTGAAATGAGGGTTCCCTTGTGGAACCTGAGACAACTTCTATATAGACATGCCATAAGGTTTTGATTGGAATACATGATGCATATGATACATACATGTTATAGGTAATCCATCGCTGATCTATTGTGACCTTGGTAGGTGTAATTTGGTCTACCTATGCTTTTTCTATGCAATAAGTAAATatccatataataattataatatgatTTACTCATTTACTAAAAACATTAACCTAATTTACTTATTCTACTAGTAGGTCATAGTATGTGGCGTATGAACTCCTTTTGCTGAAAAAATACAACTTTAGAATTTTTTAAGAGAGACTTGATTCAGAGTGGAGAAAGAACCAAGATACATCGCATTGTTGAACCAAGGTGGCACATTGAGTTGGGAATTCTTAAAGCATAATGAACAACAATTAAAGAATGGATTTTTTTTCACAAACTTAGCCTGCCTTATTAGACGAAGCGAAGCAGTTCTGGCTCTGGGCCTCTGGACTAAATGGACAGACCAGTGGGTTCAATAGGACATATATCGCATATGTTGCTCTAATTTGTTAATTTATGAAGTTCCATTTGTTTGCAAATTTAGgtctcttcaaaaatttcattagTTATGAGGTAAAACTTATGTTATTAAACTGAAAATTCCATATCTGGTAAAATATGATGAATGCGTTTTACCATTTTCTTCGGGACTTTGATAAGCTTTTTAAAATCTAATTGCATGTTTTTGATTGTACAAGCACAGCTATATATGAAATATCTGCCAAAatatttatgtataaatataagATAATCTTAACTCTACATACCTGCCTAGCTTGGGTTGTGCATGGGTTTGTATGGAGATGAACCTGAAACTGAACCAATCCAAATTGGTTCCCTAAAATCGAAACCAAAATCGAAACTGAACTGACCATCAACAAAACCGCTGGAAACCGACTCAAAAAATTTGGTTCATTTCGGTTCAGTTTTCCAGGTTGATATTCAATGGGCAGGGCTAAGTCTAAACATAAAAAAACTCGATTTTATATAGGGTTGATATTCAATGGATTGGACTAAATGGGATGGGCTGAGTCTACATTTAAAAGTTTCattttatatataaaagaaaatataggaaaaaaaaataaaaaattgaagtttATAAATATAGGCACATATGGGTTGGGTCGGGTTTCAAACATATACTTGTGCATATATACATGGATTGGGTTGGGTTGGTTTGAATTGGTTTTCTGAAAGCTCAAACCAAAACTGAATCGAATTTTTCGGGTCAAGACTTTCTCAAATCGAAATGAAgccgaattaaaaaaaaaaaaggaaaatgagACTGGTTCGGGTTGGGTTCATGGTTCGGCTGGTTTTTGCACACCAGCTTTGCTGTCTTGGCTTTCTGCTTAGCCTTCAAGGGTGTCACCACCTAGGACTACTTTGCTGTCTATCACACGTTACTCAGAAGATCAATTTAgtattcatcaatttttttactgTTGCCTTGTACAAATTATGGATAATCATattcattgcatattttcatttgTAGGATGTAGAAGCAACAATTCATTGTGCAGAGTGGCTGTCAATGGTTGGGGATCCAGTACAGGGGATCAACGAATCAGGTACCTATATAAGGCAGTCATTTAAGAATCATATCATTATTGCTGTTATCCCATACTTCGTGTTAACATTACCGCTTGTTGTGGCATACTTATCTCCTATTTGTAGAGAAGACAAATTGCTAATGTATCTCTTTGATTGGGGAAACTCTTGTTTTACTATACTATCGATATTATTCCAATTTTATCTGCTTATTGGCTTTATTAGTGGCAAAGATTATTGGAAGAAAAATGTAATTTCTGATGAAGAATAAAAGACGAAAATTTGGTTAGCATATTGCTTCTGACAAACTGTAGCATGTATGCTTTTAGATTTGGTTTATGGAACTAtgttatgtaaaaattattttatatgaccTTTATTAATTCACTTTTTATATTTGAAGACGTGAAGAGTCGTTGCCTGTCTTTAAAAGAAGACTATTAGGTGGCTTGCTAGACTTTGCTGCTAGGGAGCTTCAAGTTCAGGTAAGTTCCAATATGTAAATGTTTACGTTTCTTTTATGCTGCAACTGTTTTGAAATATAGCATGCTGAAGCGTATTGGAAATTGAATCTTACTGGCATCATTGGTATTAAGTAATTTAGCAATCATTAGCTGTATGTTGGCAGTAATATGTCACCGATCCATAATGACAAACATTTGTCTAGAACTCTAGATGATATAATTATTTTCAGTTCAACTATCACCGTCATCTTGTGTTTACCAGATGGGATCATACAAAACCCTAGGGTGACAGCTTGCACCATGTTGAAGAGCATTTTTGTTTATGAACAAATTGAGTGGGTTCTAGtttataaataaattgatcaaatattaCTTAAGATTTTGTCATGCGAATATGTGTATATATCTTTACatttctaattttatgaataaattaatctaataataatatttttatgaataaattaatctAATAATGATATTTTATGGAAAATGGCATAAATagatatgaaaatgaaggatgCAGCACAAAGATGTGTGAAATAAGGGTGATTTGACTGGTGTTAACATTCAAGTGTGCTGTTTtttacaattaaaaaaaaaaaaccacgctTTAAATGTTTGGATATATATccgcagacacacacacacacacacacacacacacacacacacatatatatatatatatatatatatattttttttttttcttttttctctagaGAAGCTTCATGAAAGGCTTCAGATATTGGCACATTTATTAGATGTTgctaagaaaataaatttgaaaatgaaggATGCAACACAAAGATCTACGAATACTCATTATCTGACTGGTGTTAGCATTTTTGTTTTGAGAAAATTACTTTTGACCCCCTCAACATTGCCCATGTTGCACATACACCTTCCTgcactttaaaaaattttaaccagGTCCACCAACTTAATTTTTGCTGCAATCTGACCCTCCCATCCGTTTTTACTATGATGCGATTAGCAACCATCTGGAAATGACTAAAATGTCTCTTTTAATATAGAAGTAATAATCAAATGGCATTAGAACTTGGCCGAGTCCAAAGTCCTTGTACCTCCTTCGGAACAGCACCAACCTATCTGATACAAGGCTTCTCCCTGTCTGCTGCCTGCACAGCACATATTCCAAGCTTAACCTCATTGCTATTGCTGCCACCCTTGCCTGCAATGCACCGCTTCTGTTATCACCTGCACTATCCTCATCTTCAACATCACCTAGAGCAGTAGCCGACTCCCACCCTCCTCCAGTTGGCCACCATGCTCTCCAGCCTTCTCCATGGCTCTGAAGCAAATCCAAGGCTAATTGGTTGTCAAAGGATTCAACTTAGATCTCCAAGCACTTATAGAGCTCTTGCTTTCATCTGCAAATTCTCTTTATGGAAATATGCCATGCATGCAATCTGCTTGAACAACTCTGTGAGCCAGACCTCTTTATATGGAACACATGATTAGAGGCACTTCACATAGGTCCACATATCTGATGCCATCTTTCTTTATGTTCAGATGGTGGAAGGGAGTGTGCAGCCTGATATGTTCATAATTCATATCACCTTTCTCTTGAGGTCCACATATCTGATGCCATCTTCCGTTCGAGATCTTCATAATTCATAACACCATTCTCTTCCTCCTCATGTCCTGAACCAAGCTCGCATGGGCCTTTGCTGGAGCCCAGTTGCATGAAACGACTGTAGGTTGGAACTCGATGCATTCTTGAGGAATGCTTATTAATCTAGATGCATATTCTGGAAATTTGATGATTGCTTCTTCTTGCTTGATAGAATGGAAGAGCTGGAGGCTCCAGCTGCATGAAATGCTTGTGAAGTGTGGGTTGAAACTTCAATGCATTCTTGAGGAATTCTCATTAATCTATGTGCATTTTCTGGAAATTGGATGATTGCTTCTTCTTGCTTGATAGAGtggaaacaacaaaaaaaaaactaagaaacCAGACAACAAAAAAAGTAAAAGCACTATAAAAAGGAGTCGAAGAAGAAAATGGCAACGAAAGATTGGAGGAATTGGCGAGGGGACTTCGTGGGAAGTGAAGGGAGAGAAGGTGCCGCCTGAACTCACTAGTGGTACAAGAGCTCCCCATTGTAAGGTGATTTGAGCTCTTTTGCTCTCTCTAAATCCAAGAGCTAGTGTGTGAAAGGAAGACCAGTGATTGGCCCAGATAATTTCCTCTCTCTCTATGGCCCAATAAACAAGACTGGCATGAAACAAAATGATGGATAGGGAATAGACACAGGATTCAGTGGGTGAGAACCACGTGCTGGAATTTGGAGACATCTCATAGGGCTTATGGAGAGCAGCAAGAGTGGGAGACGGGGAGCAGCGGGCATGTCCAGGAGGATAATGAGCAGCTTGTTGAGATGGAGGCTCCCCACCTCCCATTCTTACTATCTTCATGGCAAGGGCATTCTAGGAATATTAGCATATTTTTAAGACTCGTGATGGTCACATGAGTCATTTATTAAATCCTGCTTAACTGAGATGGATGGAGGGTCAGATTGCAACAAACATTAAATTAGTGGATCTGTTCGAAATTTTTTAAGGCACAGAGGTGTTTGTGCAACACATGCAAAGTTGTGGGGAGTTTTCCTTTTACTATTTAGTTTTTCCATGCAAGATATACTGGACTTTAAATGCTTGGATGTGCAATCTTTTCGAATGAAGCTTCATGAGAACTTTTAGAAGTTCACTGCCTAGAGATCCAATAATCAACCCATCTGCAactgcttttttttcttttatgtataTGCAGATCCTTCTTATTTCAGCTTCAGGATTGTTTCCCTAAATCTCTTTGTTGTCAAATGGTGAAAGAACTGTAGAAATGGCAAGGGATGTTGGTTTTGTGCAGGGAGTAGTGGCCAGATGGTAAGTAGAAAGGTCAGCTAAAAATCTGGACAAGGACGATGGAAGGAAGCAGACAGTCTGCCAGTTTTTAGTGATTGTTTGAATGGGAGTTGTAAAAAAGGGCACTAACTATATTGGAATCTTATACAGAGCAAAGCCAGTGATTGTCTTGTTAAATATTATTTCAGATAGACTTTTTTGTCTTTAGCTTTATGCCTGAGGTGATGTCTATATTAGCACTATGGCATCTGGCCTCCCATGCTGTATCTGGCACAGGTGATCACAATTTCTTGTAGATGGGATAAGGAATTGCaaacttatgataaaattattatgaaACAAGATTGTAGGTAAAATAGAATTATGTAATTAAATTCATATCGAAGTTCCTTGCAAAAGGGTTAACTCTAAGACATGCTGTATCTAAGTGTTGACTTACATGACAAAGTGTGGATGACCACATGTGTGCATATTGCAGATATATCTCTGGTGAGTGCAGGGTTATAAATAACTAGATGTGTTTACTATCATGGAAGATCTTTAGCTNNNNNNNNNNNNNNNNNNNNNNNNNNNNNNNNNNNNNNNNNNNNNNNNNNNNNNNNNNNNNNNNNNNNNNNNNNNNNNNNNNNNNNNNNNNNNNNNNNNNTGAAAATGCGATTCACCCCCTTATCAATTTGGAACTCATTAAAAACTATATATATTGAATGAATCTTTTAGAAATGAATTGCATATCAAAGGATGATATGTAGATTTCTCAGGGGGGAATCAACGGAGACATCCAAATTTTCAAACTTAACTCTTACTATAAAACATATGAGACAGAATTTTTTGTGTAATTGTTCATCTAAATTTAGAATCTTACGCTTAACATTTGAAGACCACATGCAGTATAGCTCAGAGAAACACAATCATTTTCAAAGCGGCAACGAGGCATATACCAAAGCATAAGAAGTGGGTTAGTAGAGCAACTAACATGAATTCGTACCTTCATAAAAAGGGGCGTGCTCCGACTTTCGCGTTGAGGCTGAACAGAGGAAACCACCGGTTGTTTATCAATCCATACCGAGAAGATGTGCTCAATCTTGGGCCAGTCTTCACCTACCTCCTCTTTGCACCGTCACCTGAGCTCTGGACAATTGTCGATGCTCAAGAACCGAAGTTTAGTTGGCAGACCATCATTTGGCAAGCATAAAAGCTGAGGACAATCTGAAATCTCAAAACGCGTGAGCGATGTCAGGTTCTTGAGCCCATCTGGTAGGTACTCTATCTGCCTACAGTTCTGGATTTCCAAGTCTTCCAGCTTCCTTAGGTCCTGCAGTCCCCTAGGTAGAGCACTGAGTTGAGGACAATGCTTGATCGCAAAATAGGTAAGGCCAGGGGGGAGCCAATTGTCAGGCAATGATACCAATTGGTCACAGTGACTGATTTCCAAGCAGCGTATAGAAGCATGCCCAAGTTGGAgttcttgttgggtggatgtctggccaggacaccacctcccaagatctttccagtaccacgcgatgcagcaggaagaaagaagaaacaaaacaaaaggaaaaacaatcaaaatacgtggatcagccacaaaagggctcgcctccacggggcatgcaaacttcactatgaaaagaaaattttacaagaggagacctcaccctcaacccttgtacacccaattctctctcacatgaagttcccctcacaaaagctctctctctcttggagaccccctgaaccctgaagagcctgacgaccgctgtccaggagcctcctgctccttctctcacagcgccctcgcccctctcttctctctccacggttcgtacagcggcgagaaaccgaaccccatgcttctctgttcgtctcaggcctttttaaaggcttaaacctggtttaaatttgattagagaaggattaggaatccttaatcaagccaaatcacgtcccaagccgtccgatcaacaccgggagctctctggaccttagatcgcgctccggtccacggaatagggccgtggaccgcgagaatcgagtgggaaacgtccacgcggtccacaggccgcgccgtggaccacccggtccacggtggaccggggatgggccagcaggctgctgggtcgcgcgtcccgcacgggcctgggcctgggtcgcgcgtcccgcgcgggcctgggcctgggacgcgcgtcccgcgcgggcctgggtcccgcgtcccgcccgggcctgggtcccgcgtcccacgcgggccagcgggcctgggacgcgcgtcccgcgcgccgccgcctgcggccgcgccgctgccgccccgccgccggtcgccggcggtcctccgccgcctcggttttcgtgctatcttcgaaagctcgtatcttctccatccgagctccgattcaggtgatcttggtctcgttggactccgtttttttgccgcgaacctcactgtgggctcaatgtgggctgaatctcgaggcgtcaaatcctaacaatctccacctcgactcgatattcgggctcctccaaactccgagagcttctggatctcctcgcccccatgccctggggcaatcgcctgctgatcatggatgggcaaacatgggagtcgagccaggctgctcgatcccatctccgtcgtatgctgtgctcctcctgacctgagacctgctcggggcatcatcctgcagcaataggaatcttaccttgcgacgtcgcctctcgtcctcccgagtctcctgtctcgtgcccgatccgcctcctggagctccaccttgctctgggctccacctggctcccgatgctccacctcgcactgggttccctgccaggtaataatgtcctctgctccccttcttcccctccagcacaatcctatcgccgcgtagcaccctcaggattcctccaccagctaccgtcctgtagcctctcgaatccagtctgctaagtgagataagattccgcctgaaatcgggtatgtatcggacctcccccaatctccctcactgcaccgtcatgtgtcctccagctgaccgtcccaatgcctctgatcgcacagctcgatccattcggcagatatacagtgctctcactgttctccagggagtcaaactgctcctctctgcaacacacatgataggggcatgcagaatctaatatccactgctgggaagaagtagatacctcgtcagatatctccaggacatctccatttgaatcgctgccggccgtcgctacagcagccaccgtccgatttttcagttgagggcaatctctggctagatgccccaactcctcacaccggtaacacctggttttgctcaagtccctcctggacttagaccgccctcgatgcgatctcctgtcgctccgtctgccgcctcctgctcctccagaagtcatcaaagctgagctatcgccacctgagctcgaagctgggttctccctcctgagaacctcgttctggagtaacgccgcggtgacctcgtccatcttgatagtgctcttccccactagaagagcagtcaccaaggactcgtacgaaggggaaagcgatgccagcaaaaccagcgccctggtcttctcctcaacgttctcgccaacgctgagaaggtcggtgaggatcttctggaagtggctcagatgctcctgcacgctctgtccctcagtcatccgcagttgggtaaaactgcctccagaggaaaagagtgttggtgagagacttcgccatgtacaattcctcgagcttcgaccacagcaccgtcggggaagtctcgctcagcacatggatcaccacctcatccgccaggtacatgcggatggtactcaccgcctgcatctgtagccgtttccaatcccgcacctccatggtggtcggatttctcatcgcacaagagagcatcgatcaacccctgttggatgagcacgtccttccacccttgcctgccacaaggagaaattgctcttaccatcgaacttgttgatctccatcttgattgttcctgttttctccatcttcagtcttgctcaccaccactgcaatctgcgtccttgtaccgcctggctctgataccacttgttgggtggatgtctggccaggacaccacctcccaagatctttccagtaccacgcgatgcagcaggaagaaagaagaaacaaaacaaaaggaaaaacaatcaaaatacgtggatcagccacaaaagggctcgcctccacggggcatgcaaacttcactatgaaaagaaaattttacaagaggagacctcaccctcaacccttgtacacccaattctctctcacatgaagttcccctcacaaaagctctctctctcttggagaccccctgaacccctgaagagcctggcgaccgctgtccaggagcctcctgctccttctctcacagcgccctcgcccctctctctcttctctgttcgtctcaggcctttttaaaggcttaaacctggtttaaatttgattagagaaggattaggaatccttaatcaagccaaatcacgtcccaagccgtccgatcaacaccgggagctctctggacccttagatcgcgctccggtccacggaatagggccgtggaccgcgagaatcgagtgggaaacgtccacgcggtccacaggccgcgccgtggaccacccggtccacggtggaccggggatgggccagcaggctgctgggtcgcgcgtcccgcacgggcctgggcctgggtcgcgcgtcccgcgcgggcctgggcctgggacgcgcgtcccgcgcgggcctgggtcccgcgtcccgcccgggcctgggtcccgcgtcccacgcgggccagcgggcctgggacgcgcgtcccgcgcgccgccgcctgccggccgcgccgctgccgcccgccgccggtcgccggcgatcctccgccgcctcggttttcgtgctatcttcgaaagctcgtatcttctccatccgagctccgattcaagtgatcttggtctcgttggactccgtttttcgccgcgaacttcactgtgggctcaatgtgggctgaatctcgaggcgtcaaatcctaacagttctGAAGGCAAGCTTATTGTTGGCAACCCGCTGAGGGTCAGGGAAGAAAGAGGAGCAACACTGGACCACGAGTCGAAAACCCATTCACCACTGGCCTTCACCTCTAAAAATTGGAGAGATGGGAAGCTTCGCAAGCCAACTAATTTTGGGGATCCCTCGATCTCCAACTTTGTCAGGGAAGGAAGATTATGAGTGAGTTGTCGAAGATCAGCGCAATTCTTGAAAACAAGCTCTCGAAGCGAAGAAAGGAGGCAATCATTAGCTCCACACCAAACCTGCAGGCAATGCATGCTCTCGAAGTGTAGCTTTTGCAATGATGGGAACTTTCTTCTATCATGACCACAAAATGAGCAATCCACTCTCTTCACTGAATCCATTCTTTTTACGTACAGTTCCTTCAGAACAGGCAACTGTCCAAGTGGTGGGAGTTTATCACATTTACCACAGTCGGAGAGTGACAAGATTACTAGATTGGAGAAGGAAGAATGACATATCCAATCTGGAAATGAAGCACCTCCATAGCCTACTATCATTAGCTCTCTGAGGTTGGTGTGAGGTTGGAGACTATCTAGAACTTTCACATCACGCGCACCACGTGAATAGCTCCATCGTAGCTCTAACCTGTGAATATATCGCTTTCCAGCTAAATTCGCCTCCTTTGCTTCTGCTGCATCTAGAACTAGGTGAAGGTTTGAAATTAGAAGTTCTCCATGGAGATGGTTCAAGTCTTTCAGCTCACTTATCCCAGATTTATACATCGTACCCATGACAAATCTTGACAATGTCTGGAGATCGGTTAATAGCCCAATTTCTGGTGGCATTGACCTTAAATTATGCACTCTAGACTTGGCTCCCTGTGTTCCCAACACTGAATCATCATCAAGACGTAGATCAAGGTGCCGCAATTTTCGAAGATTCTTCATGTTGCAAGGCAGCTTGACAATGTCACAGTTTCTAAGACCCAATGTTTGAAGGTTGTACAGGCAACCCACTGATTCGGGCAGCCTTGTAATTTTTGTGTTTTGAAGCTGGAGGCAACGAAGATGCTTCAAAGTGCCAATCGATTCAGGCAACATAGTCAGGTCTGAATTGCTTAGATCCAAAGTGCGCAGTCTTTTCAAGCGCTTTGCAAGTTTGTTGGGTATCCTCATCTCGTGCGTTCTGAACCCACCAGCAAGTAGGAGTGTGTACAAGCCCCTGCATTTGTAAATGTCCTCAAACATACTGTCCTTTTGGTTAGACAAATTTGATTGCGTCGAATCATCACGCAATGATAAATGCCGAATCTTTGCAGGTTCTTTGGGCCGTTGACCAAGCTGCAGTATACAGCATTCCTCTGCGGACACACTCTGGGCAAAGTTGTGAATAAGATTGTGCATTGTGTATCTACGTTGGCCACTCCTATAGTCAAAATGCGAGAATTGGAAAAATGATCTTTGCACAAGGGTATCAAAGTAGGATCCAGCAATGTCTTCAATGAGCTCTTCTCCTCGCGGCTGAATGAAATGTTGTGCCATCCACAGCTGAACTACAAACTCTTTCTCAAACTCATAACCTTTTGGAATCAAGGAACAATATGCGAAACAAGGCTTAAGGTATCTGGACAACTGCTGATAGCTCGACCAAACCGCACGAGAAATGTCACTGCTCTCACCTGAGAATTCCCAGTCCTCACCCTGTAAATTTGCTTCCCACCTGCTTCTGTCAGCTACCCGGCACAGCCTATGGCCCAAAGCAATCGCTGCAAGAGGCAAGCCCTTGCACTTGTTCACAATTTCTCTTCCGATATCATCTAGATCAGAAAATGTCTGTTGATCTCGCGCAAATGCATATCGGCAAAACAAAGACCAGCAGTCGTCATCTGATAAACCCTGCAGATAGTATGGAGGTGAGGTGCTCATGATATCCGCAACTACCTCACTCCTAGTAGTGACCAATATCTTGCTTCCTTTGGCTCCATATAGCAAGGGGACTCCAAGCCTCTCCCATTCTTCGGGTTCCTCATTCCATACATCATCTAAGACGAGCAAGTATCTCTTTCCAGCCAGCTTCTCCTTGAGGTATCTCTGAAGATTGTCGAGATTGTCGAGAGGATATGGACAACTATCTATGGATTCTATCATGGCTTTTGTGAGTCTATTTACATTGAAATTAT from Elaeis guineensis isolate ETL-2024a chromosome 4, EG11, whole genome shotgun sequence includes these protein-coding regions:
- the LOC109505122 gene encoding LOW QUALITY PROTEIN: putative disease resistance protein RGA3 (The sequence of the model RefSeq protein was modified relative to this genomic sequence to represent the inferred CDS: substituted 1 base at 1 genomic stop codon), encoding MQIRDDVLSAFLQVLFQNLFSLLSEEGRLVYGAEEELRNLKDVLPRIQAVLRDAEERPPTGEAEKLWLNELRGLAYKANDVLDEFATEVQRRSVIPYAQVRNSLSFVNPKRGFFWLRMSHKIKPIAKQLDVIANSRNLRVGDGMTHREERGDVRPESSSLLDPSLPLGRESDKQRIVQLLVSSDMENGGNISVVSIHGMCGIGKTTVAQQVYNDETIKGNFEIMMWIHVSYNFNVNRLTKAMIESIDSCPYPLDNLDNLQRYLKEKLAGKRYLLVLDDVWNEEPEEWERLGVPLLYGAKGSKILVTTRSEVVADIMSTSPPYYLQGLSDDDCWSLFCRYAFARDQQTFSDLDDIGREIVNKCKGLPLAAIALGHRLCRVADRSRWEANLQGEDWEFSGESSDISRAVWSSYQQLSRYLKPCFAYCSLIPKGYEFEKEFVVQLWMAQHFIQPRGEELIEDIAGSYFDTLVQRSFFQFSHFDYRSGQRRYTMHNLIHNFAQSVSAEECCILQLGQRPKEPAKIRHLSLRDDSTQSNLSNQKDSMFEDIYKCRGLYTLLLAGGFRTHEMRIPNKLAKRLKRLRTLDLSNSDLTMLPESIGTLKHLRCLQLQNTKITRLPESVGCLYNLQTLGLRNCDIVKLPCNMKNLRKLRHLDLRLDDDSVLGTQGAKSRVHNLRSMPPEIGLLTDLQTLSRFVMGTMYKSGISELKDLNHLHGELLISNLHLVLDAAEAKEANLAGKRYIHRLELRWSYSRGARDVKVLDSLQPHTNLRELMIVGYGGASFPDWICHSSFSNLVILSLSDCGKCDKLPPLGQLPVLKELYVKRMDSVKRVDCSFCGHDRRKFPSLQKLHFESMHCLQVWCGANDCLLSSLRELVFKNCADLRQLTHNLPSLTKLEIEGSPKLVGLRSFPSLQFLEVKASGEWVFDSWSSVAPLSSLTLSGLPTISLPSELQLGHASIRCLEISHCDQLVSLPDNWLPPGLTYFAIKHCPQLSALPRGLQDLRKLEDLEIQNCRQIEYLPDGLKNLTSLTRFEISDCPQLLCLPNDGLPTKLRFLSIDNCPELRXRCKEEVGEDWPKIEHIFSVWIDKQPVVSSVQPQRESRSTPLFMKVRIHVSCSTNPLLMLWYMPRCRFENDCVSLSYTACGLQMLSVRF